The following coding sequences are from one Humulus lupulus chromosome X, drHumLupu1.1, whole genome shotgun sequence window:
- the LOC133804525 gene encoding uncharacterized protein LOC133804525 has translation MEQVGTDGSIDTTVSHLFQGLQGVIWLKKKIKSLMATLKDVRSQRNDLRGEVSRLKDSKKESDQLIADLKAQLESKEADVEKLRVTLGQVDDLKAEVASLENRMLVIGLEAEIQCRGVMASEFRDGKADSWDVPKYIADLEELEKMRAEEITRAEELATSFGIMTTNDLVVDD, from the exons ATGGAGCAGGTTGGTACGGATGGGTCAATTGATACCACTGTTTCTCATTTGTTCCAG GGTTTGCAAGGGGTCATTTGGCTGAAGAAGAAAATCAAGTCCTTAATGGCAACTCTAAAGGACGTAAGGAGTCAGAGAAATGATCTTCGGGGTGAAGTTAGTCGGCTGAAAGATTCCAAGAAGGAGTCTGATCAACTCATAGCTGATTTGAAGGCTCAACTAGAATCCAAGGAAGCTGATGTCGAGAAGCTGAGAGTGACTCTTGGTCAAGTTGATGATTTGAAAGCCGAGGTTGCTTCGTTGGAGAATCGGATGTTGGTCATTGGGCTGGAGGCTGAGATCCAATGCCGTGGCGTAATGGCCAGTGAGTTTCGGGATGGTAAGGCTGATAGCTGGGATGTTCCCAAATACATTGCTGATCTTGAGGAATTGGAGAAGATGAGGGCTGAAGAGATAACCCGGGCCGAAGAGTTAGCCACTTCTTTTGGCATCATGACTACTAATGATCTGGTTGTGGATGACTGA